One genomic segment of Desulfocapsa sulfexigens DSM 10523 includes these proteins:
- a CDS encoding glycosyltransferase family 2 protein codes for MKVPSNFPRISVIIPTLNGGSRFRELLEQLSLQTVTLYELLVVDSSSTDDTCRIAEEFGATVITIRRDAFDHGATRSMAAKQADGELLLFFTQDAVPVSHDLLQKLIDPLLHDSSVAISYGRQLPNSDASLFAKTLRMFNYPDKSVVRQFSDRARLGLKTAFVSNSCAAYRKSSLKQVNYFAENLIFGEDTCAAGRLLQKGFKIVYVAEAPVYHSHNYTLSQEFRRSFDIGVLHRVEHWLPETFGRAEGEGLKYIKFELTMILEQKKFHLLPLFFCRNLVKFIGYKSGNRYGTLPLWLVPHLSMNSNWWQKSVKR; via the coding sequence ATGAAAGTGCCAAGCAATTTTCCCCGTATATCTGTTATTATCCCGACTCTTAATGGTGGCAGTAGGTTCCGGGAATTGCTGGAGCAACTTTCCCTTCAGACTGTTACTCTTTATGAGTTACTGGTTGTGGATTCCAGTTCTACAGATGACACCTGTCGTATCGCCGAAGAGTTTGGTGCTACAGTTATCACCATCAGGCGCGATGCGTTTGATCATGGGGCCACAAGAAGTATGGCTGCAAAACAGGCAGATGGCGAATTACTTCTCTTTTTTACCCAGGATGCTGTTCCGGTGAGTCATGATCTTCTCCAGAAGTTAATTGACCCCTTACTCCATGATTCATCCGTTGCCATCAGTTATGGACGGCAGTTGCCAAACTCTGATGCATCCCTCTTTGCGAAAACATTACGAATGTTTAACTACCCTGATAAGTCGGTTGTTCGTCAATTCTCCGACAGGGCACGACTTGGCCTCAAAACTGCATTTGTTTCTAACTCCTGTGCGGCCTATCGTAAATCTTCCCTTAAACAGGTAAACTATTTTGCAGAAAACCTGATCTTCGGTGAAGATACCTGTGCCGCTGGAAGATTACTCCAGAAAGGGTTTAAAATTGTGTATGTGGCGGAAGCTCCTGTTTACCATTCACACAATTATACTCTGAGCCAGGAATTTCGTCGTTCATTTGATATTGGCGTACTCCACAGGGTTGAACACTGGCTTCCTGAAACCTTTGGACGTGCAGAGGGTGAGGGATTGAAATACATCAAATTTGAATTAACCATGATTCTGGAACAGAAGAAATTTCATCTGCTGCCGCTGTTTTTTTGTCGTAATCTGGTAAAATTTATTGGCTATAAATCGGGTAACAGGTATGGTACCCTGCCTTTGTGGCTTGTACCACATCTTAGTATGAATTCGAACTGGTGGCAGAAATCAGTAAAACGTTAA
- a CDS encoding glycosyltransferase family 2 protein yields the protein MLLSVVVPLYNEEENVQLLYDELKEVLNLIEDDHEIIFIDDGSQDTSLEILQTIQKQDDSVIVVSFRRNFGQTAAMSAGFDYARGDVIVTMDGDLQNDPHDIPKLLEKIKDGYDVVTGWRFDRQDAFISRKLPSMIANKIISVTTGVSLHDYGCTLKAFRKDVVKGIRLYGEMHRFIPAIASGMGISFTEVKVNHRARRFGTSKYGISRTIRVVLDLMTVKFLLSYATRPLHVFGTVGVLSAGAGFVIALVMTLQRFFAGVGLSDRPLLLLAVLLIFMGVQFITMGLLAEIVVRTYHESQEKPIYYVRKVIGIVSGKSEQV from the coding sequence TTGTTACTTTCTGTTGTAGTTCCTCTTTATAACGAAGAAGAAAATGTTCAGCTTTTATACGATGAACTTAAAGAGGTTCTGAACTTAATCGAGGACGACCACGAAATCATTTTTATCGATGATGGAAGCCAGGATACGAGCCTTGAAATTCTTCAAACCATCCAGAAACAGGATGACAGTGTCATTGTCGTCAGTTTTAGAAGGAATTTCGGCCAGACGGCGGCCATGTCAGCAGGCTTTGATTATGCGCGAGGAGATGTGATTGTTACCATGGATGGTGATCTGCAGAATGATCCCCATGATATACCTAAGTTACTTGAAAAGATTAAGGATGGGTATGATGTGGTTACCGGCTGGAGATTTGACCGGCAGGATGCCTTTATCAGTCGAAAACTCCCGTCCATGATTGCTAATAAAATTATCTCTGTAACCACCGGGGTAAGTCTGCACGATTATGGTTGCACTCTAAAGGCTTTCAGGAAGGATGTTGTGAAGGGAATACGCCTCTATGGAGAAATGCATCGTTTTATCCCTGCTATTGCCAGTGGTATGGGGATTTCCTTCACTGAAGTAAAAGTGAATCACAGGGCTCGTCGTTTCGGAACTTCCAAATATGGGATTTCTCGTACCATCCGGGTGGTTCTTGATTTGATGACAGTTAAATTTCTTTTGAGTTATGCCACAAGGCCACTTCATGTTTTCGGGACGGTGGGTGTTCTGTCTGCAGGAGCAGGGTTTGTGATAGCTCTTGTGATGACGTTACAACGTTTTTTTGCAGGTGTTGGGTTGTCGGACAGGCCACTTCTGCTTTTAGCCGTGTTGCTGATATTTATGGGGGTTCAGTTTATCACCATGGGGCTTCTTGCTGAAATTGTGGTACGAACCTATCACGAGTCCCAGGAAAAACCGATTTATTATGTACGTAAGGTTATAGGCATTGTCTCAGGGAAGTCCGAACAGGTCTGA
- a CDS encoding glycosyltransferase family 2 protein, with protein MLPKVAAIVVSHNSKATLERCIAALEAQDHCLESIILVDSGSSDKEYLDAFKRRKSVRLLLADNIGFSRANNLGYESLSPDADFVLFVNPDLFLPPDSIATALPLFEEKPLIAMLSGKLLGYDIEHDRPSGRIDSTGIQRKWYGRWFDRGQGQCDNGQYDEPEEMDALCGALLLCRNAALQSLPGPVFDPVFFLYKEDIELSLRLRKLGWKLLYTPVLCAYHCRGWKGERQKMSYALRVTAVKSELLLYKKHPSPYVLFALLKYVLVTVFRL; from the coding sequence ATGTTGCCGAAAGTGGCTGCCATTGTTGTCTCTCATAATTCCAAGGCAACCCTTGAACGGTGTATCGCCGCACTGGAAGCTCAGGATCATTGCCTTGAGAGCATAATCCTGGTTGACAGTGGCTCCAGCGATAAAGAATATCTCGATGCTTTTAAACGGAGAAAATCCGTGCGATTGCTGCTCGCTGACAATATCGGTTTTTCCAGAGCAAATAATCTTGGATATGAATCCCTTTCTCCGGATGCTGATTTTGTCCTTTTTGTGAATCCTGATCTTTTTTTGCCACCAGACTCTATTGCAACAGCCCTTCCTCTATTTGAAGAAAAACCCTTGATTGCAATGCTTTCAGGCAAGCTACTCGGATATGATATCGAGCATGATAGGCCCAGTGGCAGGATTGATTCCACTGGAATTCAACGAAAATGGTATGGACGCTGGTTCGACCGGGGCCAGGGGCAATGTGACAATGGCCAGTATGATGAGCCTGAAGAAATGGATGCTCTCTGTGGTGCCCTGCTCCTTTGCAGGAACGCAGCTTTGCAATCCCTGCCCGGCCCTGTTTTTGATCCTGTTTTTTTTCTCTACAAGGAAGATATCGAGCTCAGTCTCCGTCTGAGAAAACTTGGCTGGAAACTTTTATATACTCCTGTATTATGTGCCTATCACTGCCGTGGCTGGAAAGGGGAGAGGCAGAAAATGTCTTATGCGCTGCGTGTCACTGCCGTGAAAAGTGAACTGCTGTTATATAAAAAACACCCATCTCCCTATGTTCTCTTTGCACTCCTTAAATATGTGCTGGTAACAGTATTTCGTCTTTAG
- a CDS encoding glycosyltransferase family 2 protein yields MQMDIVIPNFNGKVFLRSCLDSLRRQNCSDFRVIVVDNGSSDGSIDLLALEYPEVKVISWAENRGFSAAVNAGIVAGSSPLVFLLNNDTELDEQCLDKLIAAAREKTEYDFFAAKMLNYHDRDYLDGAGDAFLRGGVGYRLGTMESDGDFYNVSRQVFGACAGAALYRRDFLEELGAFDEDFFAYLEDVDLNFRANSRGKKCWYVSEARVYHIGSATTGSKINPFTVSLSTRNNLCLLVKNYPLSLLLRFAPAICVYQFCWLCFVVKKFQLFAYCKGIVNFLSILPVMIAKRKGNLSMAALSSAELAGLMCSAEREAIHSIMRRREENGKGNRLFSIYQRLFL; encoded by the coding sequence ATGCAAATGGACATTGTCATTCCAAACTTTAATGGAAAAGTTTTTCTGCGGAGTTGTCTTGATTCGCTAAGACGTCAGAATTGTTCTGATTTTAGAGTTATTGTCGTAGACAATGGCTCAAGCGATGGCTCTATTGACCTGCTTGCCCTAGAGTATCCCGAGGTGAAAGTCATTTCCTGGGCCGAAAACAGAGGTTTCAGTGCTGCTGTCAATGCTGGAATTGTCGCGGGTTCCAGTCCTCTTGTTTTTTTATTAAATAACGATACGGAACTTGATGAGCAGTGTCTTGATAAACTTATCGCTGCTGCCCGGGAAAAGACGGAATACGATTTTTTTGCCGCCAAGATGTTAAACTACCATGACCGGGACTATCTTGACGGGGCAGGTGATGCGTTTCTCCGGGGTGGGGTTGGCTACAGGCTTGGTACCATGGAGTCTGATGGTGATTTTTATAATGTTTCCAGGCAGGTGTTTGGTGCTTGTGCAGGGGCGGCATTGTATCGAAGGGATTTTTTGGAGGAACTCGGAGCTTTTGATGAGGATTTCTTTGCCTACCTTGAAGATGTTGATCTCAACTTTAGGGCAAACAGCCGAGGGAAAAAATGCTGGTATGTCTCCGAAGCCAGAGTGTATCACATTGGCAGTGCTACGACAGGATCGAAGATCAACCCTTTTACTGTGAGTCTTTCCACCAGAAATAACCTATGTCTACTGGTTAAAAATTATCCACTATCCTTGTTGCTGCGTTTCGCTCCGGCTATCTGTGTGTATCAGTTTTGCTGGCTCTGTTTTGTTGTGAAAAAGTTTCAACTCTTCGCCTACTGCAAAGGAATTGTCAATTTTCTTTCGATATTGCCTGTAATGATTGCGAAACGTAAAGGAAACCTGAGCATGGCAGCACTGAGCAGTGCTGAACTTGCTGGGCTTATGTGCAGCGCCGAGCGGGAAGCTATTCACTCTATCATGCGCAGACGTGAAGAAAATGGAAAAGGGAATCGACTCTTTTCCATATATCAGCGCTTATTCCTCTAA